From Pseudomonas sp. FP2335, the proteins below share one genomic window:
- the msrP gene encoding protein-methionine-sulfoxide reductase catalytic subunit MsrP, with protein MLIKLPKASDCHESDVTPESLYFSRRSLLGGALAGIAASSLPRWASATDASRYADVEPGKAPNWFAEKLPGTQWQAVTVKDEAITPFKDATHYNNFYEFGTGKGDPATNAGSLKTEPWSVVIDGEVAKPGRYALEDFMKPYQLEERIYRLRCVEAWSMVIPWIGFPISALLKQVEPTSKAKYIRFETLQDPKSMPGQRSSFGLIDWPYIEGLRLDEAMNPLAILAVGMYGRELPNQNGAPLRLVVPWKYGFKSVKSIVRISLVSEQPKTTWQSIAADEYGFYANVNPTVDHPRWTQARERRLPSGLFSPNVRETQMFNGYSDEVASLYAGLDLRKNY; from the coding sequence ATGTTAATCAAATTGCCAAAAGCGTCCGATTGCCACGAGTCGGATGTCACACCTGAATCCCTTTATTTCTCTCGCCGCAGCTTGCTCGGTGGTGCGCTCGCCGGTATCGCTGCCAGCAGCTTGCCGCGCTGGGCCAGTGCGACTGATGCTTCCCGTTACGCTGATGTTGAGCCGGGCAAGGCACCGAATTGGTTTGCCGAGAAACTGCCTGGCACTCAATGGCAGGCTGTGACGGTGAAGGATGAAGCGATCACCCCCTTCAAGGATGCGACTCACTACAACAACTTCTATGAGTTCGGCACCGGCAAGGGCGATCCGGCAACGAATGCGGGTTCGCTCAAGACCGAGCCCTGGAGTGTTGTGATTGATGGTGAGGTTGCAAAGCCAGGGCGTTATGCCCTGGAAGACTTTATGAAGCCTTATCAGTTGGAAGAGCGGATCTACCGTTTACGGTGTGTCGAGGCGTGGTCGATGGTCATCCCCTGGATCGGTTTCCCTATCTCGGCGTTGCTCAAGCAAGTCGAACCGACCTCCAAGGCCAAGTACATTCGATTTGAAACGCTTCAGGACCCCAAGAGCATGCCGGGCCAGCGTTCGAGTTTTGGTTTGATCGACTGGCCATATATAGAAGGGTTGCGTCTGGATGAAGCGATGAACCCTTTGGCGATTCTTGCCGTTGGCATGTACGGGCGTGAACTGCCCAACCAGAACGGCGCGCCGCTGCGCTTGGTGGTGCCTTGGAAGTACGGCTTCAAAAGCGTGAAGTCCATTGTGCGCATCAGCCTGGTGAGTGAACAGCCGAAAACCACCTGGCAGAGTATTGCGGCGGATGAGTATGGGTTCTACGCGAACGTGAACCCCACGGTTGATCATCCGCGGTGGACCCAGGCGCGGGAGCGTCGCCTGCCGAGCGGCCTGTTCAGTCCCAATGTGCGTGAGACACAGATGTTCAATGGCTACTCGGATGAGGTTGCCTCCCTGTATGCCGGCCTTGATCTGCGGAAGAACTACTGA